A genomic region of Papaver somniferum cultivar HN1 chromosome 7, ASM357369v1, whole genome shotgun sequence contains the following coding sequences:
- the LOC113296022 gene encoding uncharacterized protein LOC113296022 yields MSEIYQDSMAITRFHHHPDIFLTMTAKEIKKGNVFGTVVAHVHTIEFQKRGVPHIHTLIFLDGPEKIHTVEQVDKFVYAEFPDEETDPVLFETVRKCVVHGPCGPDSMCMKNGRCSRGYQKKKNSERTSLDEGGYPIYHRRDDGKEVIIRKSFKANNTNVVPYNPYLSRMFNCHINVEVCGGVRDVKYIHKYIYKGHDRAILIVGDCDEVQQYIDARYIGPPEAAYRLYGNWMHEEEPTVVRLAIHLPGQQRIVYDPNNPIDTVSTAAEDYKSTLMAYFEYYCNNPTTKAYTYQDFP; encoded by the coding sequence ATGTCTGAGATCTACCAGGATTCAATGGCCATTACacggtttcatcatcatccagaTATCTTCCTAACAATGACtgcaaaagaaatcaaaaaaggaAATGTGTTTGGAACAGTTGTTGCGCATGTCCACACGATCGAATTTCAAAAGCGTGGTGTACCTCATATTCACACTCTTATATTCTTGGATGGCCCTGAAAAAATTCACACCGTTGAACAAGTCGACAAGTTTGTTTATGCGGAGTTCCCAGACGAAGAAACTGATCCAGTTTTGTTTGAGACCGTTAGAAAGTGTGTGGTACATGGACCATGTGGCCCGGATTCCATGTGCATGAAAAATGGAAGATGTAGCAGaggatatcaaaaaaaaaaaaattcagagagaACAAGTCTGGATGAAGGAGGGTATCCAATCTATCATAGACGCGATGATGGTAAAGAGGTGATTATCCGCAAATCATTCAAAGCAAATAACACAAATGTTGTACCGTACAACCCTTATTTGTCCAGGATGTTCAACTGCCACATTAATGTTGAGGTCTGTGGTGGTGTTAGAGATGTtaaatatatacacaaatatATCTATAAAGGCCACGATCGTGCAATATTAATCGTCGGAGACTGTGACGAGGTGCAACAGTACATTGATGCAAGATATATTGGTCCACCTGAGGCGGCATATCGTTTATATGGTAATTGGATGCATGAAGAAGAGCCTACTGTTGTTCGACTGGCTATTCATCTTCCGGGTCAACAGAGAATTGTGTACGATCCAAATAACCCAATAGATACAGTTAGTACTGCTGCGGAGGACTATAAGTCAACATTGATGGCATATTTTGAGTACTACTGCAACAATCCTACAACAAAAGCATATACATACCAAGATTTTCCCTAG